A region from the Rosa rugosa chromosome 6, drRosRugo1.1, whole genome shotgun sequence genome encodes:
- the LOC133715289 gene encoding phosphatidylinositol N-acetylglucosaminyltransferase subunit P-like: MEDSYSVCSPRRILSVSKKRREATVSFADADIKASGFHGPKPAEVYGFVGSITTVVATVILLVWAYVPESWLHWIGIFYYPSRYWALAVPAYAMMTVVLALVFYCGLNFMSTPPPSSLYTVYDEFSRDPVSSGQMAGDDQLIEPISDISIDKINRSMFK; the protein is encoded by the exons ATGGAAGACTCATACTCTGTTTGTAGTCCCAGAAGAATTCTGAGTGTGTCAAAGAAGAGGAGGGAGGCAACAGTGTCCTTTGCAGATGCTGATATTAAGGCTTCTGGGTTTCATGGTCCCAAACCTGCTGAAGTGTATGGCTTTGTGGGTTCTATCACAACTGTTGTGGCTACAG TTATTCTCTTGGTGTGGGCATATGTGCCAGAGTCTTGGCTACATTGGATTGGCATCTTTTACTACCCCAGCAG GTATTGGGCATTGGCTGTGCCAGCTTATGCAATGATGACTGTAGTACTGGCATTAGTATTTTACTGTGGCCTCAACTTCATGTCCACCCCTCCGCCATCCTCCTTATATACAGTATATG ATGAATTTAGTAGAGATCCTGTAAGCTCTGGTCAAATGGCTGGTGATGATCAACTCATTGAACCCATATCTGATAT